The DNA sequence TTATAATTTTAGCTTTTTTAATCAATTAATAGTCAAATTTTGATGTTGTTTTGTACTATTTTCTGTTTAAATACGCTCGAATTTAATCAATCCTATTATTTCCATTCAGTTGTTTAAATATTGTAGCTGGAAAAAAGCAAATTAAGGGAAACCTTAATACGCAAAACCACCGGCCTGTTGATTGACTATTTAGTCTATGGCAGCGGAGTTACCAAGGCGATAGCACTTCTTATCATCCCTTCTAATTTGCAAATTATAAATAACTGCTTGATCACTTTTGTGGAGACAAAATGAATCAACGAGTTAATTTAATCTATAACCGCCTAATTTTAATTTTTTTATTAGTTATTAGTCCTGCTGTACTATCTGCAAGTTTACAGATTACATGGAGCGATAACTCATCAAATGAAGATGGTTTTTTAGTCGAAAAACGGCTTTTAAACGAGGATAAAATTCAAAATATTGCGATATTACCTGTTAATAGCCAAGAATATAATGATCTAGATCTTGTTAGTAATGAGACATATTGCTATCGCATTACAGCATTTAATAAAGCGGGAATGGGAAAGTCTGACGAATTCTGTTATCAAGTACCGACTGATTTTATTACAGATGAAGACACTGCTGCTAATCAGGTCACTGCTGTCGATCAGGTCATTGCTGCTGATCAGGACACGGCTGCTGAGCAGGGTATCAGTTCAGTCAAGTTTACTGGAAAGGTTGTCCTATCGCATGAGATTATTGCACAAGTGGTGGATCTTGAGATTGGTGAAAAGACACTTTATTCCTTTAAAAGTGATCTTGCATATAATCAGGAATATACCAAAGATACGCTTAATAACAGTAGCTTTACGGCTAATGTTGGTGAAATAAGATATTCAAATGAAGATTATTTTAGCTTTCAAAATCAGGGTGTTGAAATTGATAATGGCTACGCGAGTATGGCATTTAACAGCAATAATAGCCTCTCATTTGTTTTACAGGGTACGGGCAATAAACAAACTGCGCGTTTGTATATGCAAGCAGGTGTATGGTCTGACGAGCAATCTAATATTATTGTAACAGCGGGTGATCAGGTTGAGGTTATTACGCTACCTAATGGTTATGCTTGGCATTCCTTTGCCATTGATATTGTTTTTGATGGCACTGTACCTGTCCATATAGCAACAGAGTCCGATCGTTCAGGTTACAGCACTGTTATGTTTGCTGGCATTGTTTTTGATAAAGAAAATTTAGAAAAAAATACTTCTGTTGCCTCCCCTGTTTTTAACTATGCAGCTTTTGTTGATATAGATACAAATTTTGGTGCAGTAATTGATACCACAGACGTCACTTTTTACACTGCAAAAGCGATTAAGGATAATGGACAACTCTCTAATGCTTCTCTGCAAAACTTATCCTTTTATGGTGAACAAATATATCGTGATGATATTTATTCTGTCATTAATGATGGAGCTGAAATAAATTCAGGTTATCAAAGCATGTCATGGAATGAGGCTAACGGTGCTGAAATTAAACTTGAAAGTGCTGATCAACAGATAAATACGGCTTCTGTCTATTTTATTGCGGCAGTTTGGAGCTATGATGCAGCATTTGTTGAGCTGGTTATCAACGGTGAAAGTGAATTAATTGAGGTACCTTCAGGTTATGGATGGCATTCCATGAAAGTTGACATTGAATTTGAAGGTATCGTCGATATAAATATCCATCCAGTGGGTGAATTCGGAGGCTATAGTGGCTTCGGTGTTGCAGGGATAACCGTACAATAGGGTAGATAAAGTGCTTTGGTTATAATAGGGAAGAAGCAAAGGCTTATTCCCTATTTTTTAATACAATTGCAACAAAGCTTTTTTATCATCAGCCGATGACGCAGATCTCTTCCTTCCAAAAAAACAACAAATTATTTTTTGAATGCTTTTACTGATGAAATAACAAACTATCAATAAAATTAAAGATTATTTTCAAATCTATTTAAGACAGGTTCAATACTATTTTAAAAAGTTTAAAATAAAAACGTCGATTTTTTTACATTCGAAAATAACCACGAATCCGGAAAAACCATAACCCCTTTAAAAGAAAAACTTTTTGTAGATTGGTATGATTTTTGCTCTGTTATTAGTAGCTAGCTAGCAGAGCAATTAGCAGTATTGCTCTTTTTACCCATTGGTAATTTAAGGCTGATATAAAAGGAATTTATAAATAGATAGCCTTTATTACCTCACTGATAAAGAGGCTACCCATGAATACAAAAAATATTTTTACAAAAACCTTATATATAATATTGATTTCAATTACTTTATTAACAAACTCTGCTTCTGCTTCGATCATTTTTGAAAGTAGTAGCATTGACGGGGGCATTAGTTATTTCGGAGGTTCCGATACCAGTAAGTATTTTGAGCGTAGCTTTTTTCCAAGTACAGCCGATAGCGGCTCAGAGCAACTACAGGCATTTAATGGTGATTTATTGAACCAACTAACATGGAATATTAAAGGCAATAGTGCCACTATCAAGTCCACAATGACCACAATCCCCGAAGCTTCTGAAGCTTGGGTATTGGCTTCATTTTCATTCAGAGTACAGGGTGCCCCGGTTAATTACAGTCTTGAAACATCTGTCGATATGATTAACACCCGCTTTATGCGTACTCCTGAGGGGAGTTATATCCATGAATGTTTATCGCCCGGTTGTGATTATGACCATCTATGGCCAGGAAAAACAACGGGCACTTTATACGAAGGTTATACTTATGCATTAGAATTTAGTCCTCACTCATTTGCAGAAAAGACTCAACATTCAGAATTCCTTTTTCAAGTACCTGAACCGCCAGTCTTAATCATCTTAACACTTGCTTTTTTTACCCTTATATTTAAGAAAGCAGCCATTGAAAATATGAATAGGGTAAGAAAACTGAATAAACCCCTACAGAAATAAATAGCAAGGAAGTGCTAATAAAAGTGTACTTGCATGTACTTTTTAAAAATCCGATTCAAATAATATGTGAATAACTTGAATCGGTAGAAAAAACGGTTAGCTGACTTATAGGCTAATCGTTTTTTCTCCGGCAAGAGAGCAGGTGGTGTTGAGCTAATTAAGATATTTGATAGATTACTTTCCTAGGCCGCAAATTCGTACAGACTAACAAGGTGGATGTCTATTTGCTGGCGGTATAATCAAATCTTTAGTGTCTTCTTATTAGAGTATGAAAAGAAAGCGAAAAACATGGCCAGTAATACGTACATAAAGAGCCAGAAGAAAAGCTCAGGGCCGGTGATGCCGCTGTCAATAAGATAGCCAAATAAGATAGGAGAAATAGAGGTCGATATTACAGCAAGAGATGCCATAAGTGCTCGGATTCTCCCAAGATGCTTAGTGCCATACACTTCAGCCCAAAGCGCATTAATGATTGGACCGCCGGAGCCGATGGCAGTGCCGAGTGAAATAAGCAGCACGTAAGCAACCCAGTCGCCAGTCAGTTGTGATGCCAGCAGCAAAGCCATGAGCATAGGAATGGGGTAATATTTTAACAGTTGTCTTCCGCTGAATCGGTCCACCAATGCGCCTGCATACATTGATGAAAGCCAATGGGTAATCCCATAAAAGACAAAGCAATTGGCAAAAAGCATGGGTGTCCAGCCCATTTCGGGTAGAAAAAATCCCTGATGAATAAATATGCCTGTCATGATGAAAGGTGTAGAAAGGACGGTTGGTAGTGCCAGCCAAAAACGAAAATCAGAAAGTAGTGTTCTTCTGGAGCCATCCTCATTGAGTGGTTTAGCAGTTTCATTATCGACAGTGGGATTATGCTCAGCATATTTTTTATTTTTCCCGC is a window from the Psychromonas ingrahamii 37 genome containing:
- a CDS encoding fibronectin type III domain-containing protein, whose translation is MNQRVNLIYNRLILIFLLVISPAVLSASLQITWSDNSSNEDGFLVEKRLLNEDKIQNIAILPVNSQEYNDLDLVSNETYCYRITAFNKAGMGKSDEFCYQVPTDFITDEDTAANQVTAVDQVIAADQDTAAEQGISSVKFTGKVVLSHEIIAQVVDLEIGEKTLYSFKSDLAYNQEYTKDTLNNSSFTANVGEIRYSNEDYFSFQNQGVEIDNGYASMAFNSNNSLSFVLQGTGNKQTARLYMQAGVWSDEQSNIIVTAGDQVEVITLPNGYAWHSFAIDIVFDGTVPVHIATESDRSGYSTVMFAGIVFDKENLEKNTSVASPVFNYAAFVDIDTNFGAVIDTTDVTFYTAKAIKDNGQLSNASLQNLSFYGEQIYRDDIYSVINDGAEINSGYQSMSWNEANGAEIKLESADQQINTASVYFIAAVWSYDAAFVELVINGESELIEVPSGYGWHSMKVDIEFEGIVDINIHPVGEFGGYSGFGVAGITVQ
- a CDS encoding MFS transporter, which produces MIQEYLRFIRHSWPILIFGMMTVFMGNFGQSFFISWFGSSFQESLGLSATSYGTAYSSATLASGLLLMWIGGSIDKVSLEKFVIFCTIGLFLAALTLWQANNLTMLVIGIFLLRFFGQGLFPHTAITTMMKTFSLNRGKGLSVATTGVPLGEIILPSVAVFLIAQFGWQQSWMVIALSVPLLYLPMALFLIKRGKNKKYAEHNPTVDNETAKPLNEDGSRRTLLSDFRFWLALPTVLSTPFIMTGIFIHQGFFLPEMGWTPMLFANCFVFYGITHWLSSMYAGALVDRFSGRQLLKYYPIPMLMALLLASQLTGDWVAYVLLISLGTAIGSGGPIINALWAEVYGTKHLGRIRALMASLAVISTSISPILFGYLIDSGITGPELFFWLFMYVLLAMFFAFFSYSNKKTLKI